The Prionailurus bengalensis isolate Pbe53 chromosome E2, Fcat_Pben_1.1_paternal_pri, whole genome shotgun sequence region TGTCCATTCTGCTTCCCCTCTCAGACCAGGGTGAAGAGGGACAGGCCTCCAGAGACTCTGAGGGAATCTGAGGAGGAGAGGTCCGACACCTCTCCAAgaccctcccccatctctcccttctcccaggcaccctgacctTGTAGTGGAAGTGGCCCATCCCCAAATAATCCAGGAATCTGGGGCACAAATCCTGCGTCACGCCAATCTCCTGGTGAGCCCTGCCCAGTCTGCCTTGGCCCCACGTCACCCCGAAGTGGCATCCATCCCCTGACCTCagaccccctcccctccatccgCCCCAGGTGGGGTCCCCCTCAGCCCTGGCTGATCAGGCCACAGAGCAGCGGCTCCTGGAGGCCTCGCACCGCTGGGACCATGCTGTGTTTGTGGCCCGGGGGGCCCTGTGGGGCACTGAGGACATCACCAGATTGGACGCAGCTGGGGGCCTCCAGGTGAGGGCCCGCTGGGCTCCCCGGCGATCCAGAGGGGGACCTCCAGAGACCCCCGATCCCCTCACCCTGGCTGTCACTTCCAGAGTCTTCGTGTCACCATGGCCACGCACCCCGATGGTTTCCGGCTTGAGGGACCGCTGGCTGCAGTGCGCAGCACTGAGCATCGCACGGTGCTCTATGAAGGTCCCGTCCGCGGCCTCTGCCCCTTCGCCCCCCGCAACTCCAATACCATGGCGGCCGCTGCCCTGGCTGCCCCCAGCCTGGGCTTTGACCGCGTGGTTGGAGTGCTTGTGGCTGACCTCAGGTGAGCTAAGGTGTGGGGGTTGGGGTTCGGGCTGGGACCGGGCCAGCCACACTGACCGCCCTGCCTGCCCCAGCCTCGCAGACATGCACGTGGTGGACGTGGAGCTGACTGGCCCCCCGGGCCCCACAGGACGAAGCTTCGCCGTGCACACCCACAGGGAGAACCCCGCAGAGCCAGGCGCGGTCACGGGCTCTGCCACCGTTACCGCGTTCTGGCGCAGCCTCCTGGGTGCggccccctccccaagccctgcCCGCCCCGTGCTCTGCGGAGCTTGGGTCTCCGCCCCTGCCTGGTTCTGCAGATCTGATTCGGTCTCTGCTGACTGATCTTtacttctgtgtctccacctTCTAGTCCACGACTTTGAATCCTTATGTATCTATCTCTGTCCAAGCCTCCTTTCTCTGAGTTTGTGTCCCCCTCTCGCTGGGACCCTACCACCTCTCTCGCTGCGTGTCTCTGTTCATCCCCCAGGTCTCTGTCCCCCTTTCGGTCTCAGTCCCTCTCTCTAGatcttcctccacccccaccctggtctgtccctgcccccaggtgtctgcccctcctcatctctctgccccagcctttTAGTCCCTATATCTCCCCCGCAGGCTGCTGCCAGCTCCCCTCCAGGCCGGGGATCCATCTCTGCTGAGAAGCCGCCTCCTTCCCTAGTGGACATCTTCGTCTCATTTACGGCCCCCCACTACCAGCCCGCTGCTGCCCTGGCCTCGGTTACCCCGGCCCTTCCCCctggctcagtaaatattggagACTCTTCTCCCTACAAGCCCTGATGTCTCCGGTCCCTTGCTGCCGTCCTGT contains the following coding sequences:
- the ASPDH gene encoding putative L-aspartate dehydrogenase isoform X2, whose amino-acid sequence is MASDRVPRRVGVVGYGRLGQSLVSHLLTQGPELGLELVFVWNRDPGRMAGSVPPSLQLQNLAALGERHPDLVVEVAHPQIIQESGAQILRHANLLVGSPSALADQATEQRLLEASHRWDHAVFVARGALWGTEDITRLDAAGGLQSLRVTMATHPDGFRLEGPLAAVRSTEHRTVLYEGPVRGLCPFAPRNSNTMAAAALAAPSLGFDRVVGVLVADLSLADMHVVDVELTGPPGPTGRSFAVHTHRENPAEPGAVTGSATVTAFWRSLLGCCQLPSRPGIHLC